In the Pirellulales bacterium genome, one interval contains:
- a CDS encoding SDR family NAD(P)-dependent oxidoreductase, whose amino-acid sequence MKTLRGKKVLITGAAQGIGKQTALRFAQEGAALILVDLRPEQLPQAVADVKSAGAADAWSYQLDVTDFDAIPELRSRIFEAHGAIDVLVNNAGTAYGGLFLDVPLKKHLMTYQVNTLGLVAMTYAFLPDMVSRPEAHLVNIASAAGLIGLPYGSTYASSKWSVIGFSESLRLELKGQGKGHVGVTSICPSVVNTALFAGTKPAKTTRRLEPEEIADRIVRAVLANKAFVMAPSLVRLTVFLRGVLPLRVFDWVGDQFGSTKAMATWDGHTKQELKSSGEKQESRPREKVGAQ is encoded by the coding sequence ATGAAGACGCTGCGTGGGAAAAAGGTGTTGATCACCGGCGCCGCCCAAGGCATTGGCAAGCAAACGGCGCTGCGGTTTGCCCAAGAAGGCGCCGCGCTGATCCTGGTCGACCTCAGACCGGAGCAATTGCCGCAGGCCGTGGCCGATGTGAAGTCGGCCGGCGCGGCGGACGCCTGGTCGTATCAATTGGATGTCACCGACTTTGATGCGATCCCCGAGCTTCGGTCGCGGATTTTTGAAGCGCACGGCGCCATCGACGTACTAGTGAATAATGCGGGCACAGCGTACGGCGGCTTGTTCTTGGACGTGCCGCTTAAGAAGCACCTGATGACCTATCAGGTGAACACGCTGGGACTGGTGGCGATGACCTACGCGTTTCTGCCCGACATGGTTTCGCGGCCGGAGGCGCATTTGGTGAACATTGCCAGCGCCGCCGGTCTGATTGGGCTACCGTATGGATCGACCTACGCCTCGAGCAAATGGTCGGTGATCGGATTCTCTGAATCACTGCGCCTGGAACTTAAAGGGCAGGGGAAGGGCCATGTCGGCGTGACGAGCATCTGCCCAAGCGTCGTCAATACGGCGCTATTCGCGGGCACAAAGCCGGCCAAGACAACGCGGCGGCTGGAGCCGGAGGAAATCGCCGATCGCATTGTGCGGGCTGTGCTTGCCAACAAGGCATTTGTGATGGCGCCGTCGCTGGTGCGGCTGACGGTGTTTTTGCGTGGTGTGCTGCCGCTACGAGTATTTGACTGGGTGGGCGACCAATTTGGTTCGACAAAAGCGATGGCGACTTGGGACGGTCATACGAAACAAGAATTGAAAAGCAGCGGCGAGAAGCAAGAATCGCGTCCCCGAGAAAAGGTTGGCGCGCAATAG
- a CDS encoding cellulase family glycosylhydrolase — protein sequence MRRVFHWATFWWVATFGFLPSNATAHENQSFVTVAPDKLGFVVAASGKPFVPWGFNYDHDEAGRLIEDYWHDEWPKVEQDFREMKELGANVARIHLQLGRFMSSADQPDERNLRQLARLLRLAEKIDIYLDLTGLGCYHKQDAPPWYDALGEAARWRVQALFWQAVAGVCADRPAVFCYDLMNEPVVPGGDGKRDDWLGGAFGDKHFVQFIALETRGRERPQIAREWIETLVKAIRQHDRRHLVTVGLVPWSLDRPGLSSGFVPEKIAEPLDFLAVHIYPEAGKVEEALKTLRGFGVGKPVVIEEMFPLKCRPAELRQFVLDCEGRVAGWIGFYWGKTPEECRKSGTIGDAMCADWLDLFVELARGRQ from the coding sequence ATGAGACGAGTGTTCCACTGGGCAACTTTTTGGTGGGTGGCGACGTTTGGCTTTCTTCCGTCGAATGCGACGGCCCATGAGAATCAATCGTTCGTGACGGTCGCACCTGACAAACTAGGATTCGTGGTGGCGGCTTCCGGTAAGCCGTTCGTGCCGTGGGGATTCAACTACGATCACGATGAAGCGGGACGGCTGATCGAGGACTATTGGCACGATGAATGGCCCAAGGTTGAGCAAGATTTTCGAGAGATGAAGGAGCTTGGCGCCAATGTGGCGCGGATTCATTTGCAGCTTGGCCGGTTTATGTCGTCCGCCGATCAGCCAGACGAGCGCAATCTGCGGCAGTTGGCGAGGTTGCTGCGACTCGCGGAAAAAATTGACATCTATCTCGATCTGACTGGACTTGGTTGCTATCACAAACAAGATGCGCCGCCGTGGTACGACGCGCTCGGCGAGGCGGCGCGATGGCGCGTGCAGGCCTTATTCTGGCAGGCCGTGGCCGGCGTCTGCGCCGATCGTCCTGCCGTGTTTTGCTATGACTTGATGAACGAGCCAGTCGTTCCGGGTGGAGATGGCAAACGCGATGACTGGCTTGGTGGCGCCTTTGGCGATAAGCACTTTGTGCAATTCATCGCCTTGGAAACGCGAGGCCGAGAGCGTCCGCAGATCGCGCGCGAATGGATCGAGACGCTCGTCAAGGCGATTCGTCAGCATGACCGACGGCATTTGGTGACCGTGGGGTTGGTGCCGTGGAGTCTTGATCGACCCGGGCTGAGTTCAGGCTTTGTGCCAGAGAAGATCGCCGAGCCGCTCGACTTTTTGGCGGTACACATTTATCCGGAGGCCGGGAAGGTCGAAGAGGCATTGAAGACGCTGCGCGGCTTTGGCGTGGGCAAGCCGGTGGTGATCGAAGAGATGTTTCCGCTCAAGTGCCGGCCTGCGGAATTGCGGCAGTTTGTGCTGGATTGCGAAGGCCGGGTGGCGGGCTGGATCGGATTCTATTGGGGCAAAACGCCGGAGGAGTGTCGCAAGTCTGGGACGATTGGCGACGCGATGTGCGCCGACTGGCTGGACTTGTTTGTGGAGCTGGCGCGCGGCCGCCAGTGA
- a CDS encoding CPXCG motif-containing cysteine-rich protein yields MRQEASYICDACGEEIVVPLDLTAGTSQSYVEDCPICCRPNLIHVEVDDDGDARIWAEAE; encoded by the coding sequence ATGCGCCAAGAAGCCAGCTACATCTGCGACGCCTGCGGCGAGGAGATCGTTGTTCCACTCGATCTCACCGCTGGCACCAGCCAGTCCTATGTCGAAGACTGCCCCATCTGCTGCCGACCTAACCTGATCCATGTCGAAGTCGACGACGACGGCGATGCTCGCATCTGGGCCGAGGCCGAGTAA
- the gdhA gene encoding NADP-specific glutamate dehydrogenase codes for MNSVDEKLQPILASVIRRNAGEAEFHQAVHDVLESLGRVVAKHPHFLDQALFERLCEPERQIIFRIPWVDDAGQVQINRGFRVQFNSALGPYKGGMRFHPSVNVGIIKFLGFEQTFKNALTGLPIGGGKGGSDFDPKGKSEAEVMRFCQSLMTELHRHLGEYIDVPAGDIGVGGREIGYLFGQFKRLTNRYEAGVLTGKALAHGGSRARIEATGYGNTYFVQAMLETKGAGFDGRRVAVSGSGNVAIYTIEKVESFGGKVVACSDSSGYVVDEGGIDLDLLKEIKDVRRERISEYARRKGAGTHFIPCDKGSVWDVPCHVAMPSATQNELSGKDARALVRNGVIAVGEGANMPSTPEAVKVFKDAGVLFGPGKAANAGGVATSALEMQQNASRDSWTFEQTESRLATIMRNIHDTCAATADEYGAPGDYVLGANIAGFVRVAEAMQILGVI; via the coding sequence ATGAACAGCGTAGACGAAAAGCTGCAACCAATTTTGGCGTCCGTCATTCGCCGCAATGCGGGGGAGGCCGAGTTTCACCAGGCGGTACACGATGTTCTGGAAAGTCTTGGCCGCGTTGTCGCCAAGCACCCGCATTTTCTCGATCAGGCGCTGTTCGAGCGGCTTTGCGAACCCGAGCGGCAGATCATCTTCCGTATTCCGTGGGTAGACGATGCAGGACAGGTGCAGATCAACCGGGGCTTTCGAGTGCAATTCAATTCGGCGCTTGGCCCGTACAAGGGCGGGATGCGATTTCATCCGTCGGTGAATGTGGGCATTATCAAGTTCTTAGGGTTTGAGCAGACATTCAAAAACGCGCTGACCGGTCTGCCGATCGGCGGCGGCAAAGGAGGATCGGACTTCGACCCCAAGGGCAAGTCGGAGGCAGAGGTCATGCGGTTCTGCCAATCGCTAATGACCGAATTGCATCGCCATTTGGGCGAATACATCGACGTGCCCGCCGGCGACATTGGTGTGGGGGGACGCGAAATCGGCTACCTGTTCGGACAGTTCAAACGCCTGACCAATCGCTATGAGGCGGGCGTCCTCACTGGCAAAGCGCTGGCCCATGGCGGATCGCGCGCGCGGATCGAGGCCACTGGATATGGGAACACCTATTTCGTCCAAGCCATGCTCGAAACGAAAGGCGCGGGCTTTGATGGCCGCCGGGTCGCCGTTTCTGGTTCCGGCAATGTGGCCATCTATACCATTGAGAAAGTCGAGTCTTTCGGGGGCAAGGTTGTCGCCTGTTCGGATTCCAGCGGATATGTGGTGGACGAAGGCGGCATCGACCTCGACTTGTTAAAAGAAATCAAGGACGTGCGCCGCGAACGCATCTCGGAGTATGCCCGTCGCAAGGGGGCGGGGACGCATTTCATTCCGTGCGACAAGGGATCGGTGTGGGATGTGCCTTGCCACGTCGCCATGCCTTCGGCCACGCAGAACGAACTGTCGGGCAAGGACGCTCGCGCGCTAGTCCGCAATGGCGTAATCGCGGTAGGGGAGGGGGCAAACATGCCGTCGACGCCGGAAGCGGTCAAGGTGTTCAAAGATGCCGGCGTGTTATTCGGACCCGGTAAGGCGGCGAACGCGGGCGGAGTGGCGACTTCGGCGCTGGAGATGCAGCAGAACGCCAGTCGCGACAGTTGGACGTTTGAGCAGACCGAGTCGCGGTTGGCGACGATCATGCGCAACATCCACGACACCTGTGCTGCCACAGCGGACGAATATGGCGCGCCGGGCGACTACGTGCTGGGCGCGAACATCGCCGGCTTCGTTCGTGTGGCCGAAGCCATGCAGATACTCGGCGTCATTTGA
- a CDS encoding Gfo/Idh/MocA family oxidoreductase: MSFQPVKLGVVGVGGFGLLHAKTLMGLAESQLVAVVDRRPDRLALVNSAPGWTDLNAALTESEAEAWVVASSTASHIAVTKAILNAGKPVLLEKPVATSLAEAKTLRPLVRRDSSNLMMGHILLFNSELAQLRVEASQRGPIRFFNSVRHRPATTLDSYPDESPLRLLMVHDLYVAVALLGSAEPDYFSCQLGRSPRGIDLVNAQLAWEDQTLASFAASYLTPPGMANDGFDRLEVFGDNWMARVEPNPRPIQLWHESAAWPMTLEIRAGDGQPTGMLAEELRAFCRVVRGLEPVPAGATYDDALQVLDWIEILESTTDEPSD; the protein is encoded by the coding sequence ATGAGCTTTCAGCCAGTGAAACTAGGGGTTGTCGGCGTCGGCGGCTTTGGACTACTGCACGCCAAGACTCTGATGGGACTGGCCGAGTCGCAATTGGTCGCCGTGGTGGATCGACGGCCAGATCGACTCGCGCTCGTTAATTCGGCGCCCGGCTGGACCGACCTGAACGCCGCGCTGACCGAAAGCGAAGCCGAAGCCTGGGTGGTGGCGTCGAGCACTGCATCGCATATTGCGGTCACCAAAGCAATTCTCAACGCGGGCAAACCAGTGCTGCTGGAGAAACCCGTCGCCACCTCGCTTGCCGAAGCCAAAACGCTGCGTCCATTGGTCCGCCGAGACTCGTCGAACCTGATGATGGGCCATATCCTGCTGTTCAACAGCGAATTGGCTCAACTACGCGTGGAGGCCAGCCAGCGCGGCCCAATCCGATTTTTCAACAGCGTCCGCCACCGCCCTGCTACGACGCTCGACTCTTACCCGGACGAGTCTCCGCTGCGCCTGTTGATGGTACACGACTTGTATGTGGCGGTAGCACTCTTGGGTTCGGCCGAGCCAGATTACTTTTCCTGCCAATTGGGCCGTTCGCCGCGCGGCATTGATTTGGTCAACGCGCAACTGGCCTGGGAAGATCAAACATTGGCTAGTTTCGCCGCGTCGTATCTGACTCCGCCAGGCATGGCGAACGACGGATTCGATCGACTGGAAGTATTTGGCGACAATTGGATGGCGCGGGTCGAACCCAACCCGCGACCGATCCAACTCTGGCACGAAAGCGCCGCCTGGCCAATGACGCTGGAGATTCGCGCCGGCGACGGCCAACCCACCGGCATGCTGGCCGAAGAACTACGCGCGTTCTGCCGTGTGGTCCGCGGATTGGAGCCTGTGCCCGCCGGCGCAACCTATGACGATGCGCTGCAAGTGCTGGATTGGATCGAGATTTTAGAGAGCACCACGGACGAGCCAAGTGACTAA
- a CDS encoding sodium:solute symporter family protein, with the protein MNLARDFGTNFTPWDWAIVGAYLVACVGAGVYVKRYVSDMSDYVVAGRSLNSFLSIATMLGSEIGLVTVMYAAQKGFVGGFAAFYIGLLGGVICLLVGLTGLFVVPLRRMGVMTIPQFYEQRFSKGVRIFGGVVLAVTGILNMGMFLRAGALFLTSLTGLSDPITIKIVMTILLLLVLLYTVLGGMLAVVITDYIQFVVLAVGMSLACIFALTHVGWSNMIDTVRHVHGDGGFDPIQGFGWGEIAQNALIVGLVSTAVWPTALMRVLSARDTTVVRQMYTWSSIGFMTRWIIPQFLGVCAMTYMWSDSRAHDLFFGPDGKLLDDPAHVDLTLQAMPLFLSQLLPIGAIGMILAGMIAAQMSTDSSYLLCWSSVLVEDVVNPLMDDKLSDRARMRLTRIFMLIIGAFLLIWSLWYPLSQHLWDYLAVTSAVYFTGAIALLLGGLYWPRASCAGAYLALGTGSLAILALGDLRSAIGLSWLSEPQIILGTTALALSLLIVGSLVWPDRRAPGNPALNNGGTR; encoded by the coding sequence ATGAATCTCGCGCGCGATTTCGGCACTAACTTCACCCCCTGGGACTGGGCGATTGTCGGCGCGTATCTGGTGGCCTGCGTCGGCGCCGGGGTGTATGTCAAACGATATGTCTCCGACATGAGCGACTACGTTGTGGCCGGGCGCTCGCTCAACTCGTTCTTGAGCATCGCTACCATGCTCGGATCGGAAATTGGGCTGGTCACCGTAATGTACGCGGCCCAAAAAGGCTTTGTCGGTGGGTTCGCGGCGTTCTACATCGGTCTGCTGGGCGGGGTGATCTGCCTGCTTGTCGGATTAACCGGTCTGTTCGTCGTTCCGCTGCGGCGCATGGGCGTGATGACAATTCCACAGTTCTACGAGCAGCGATTCAGCAAAGGCGTTCGCATCTTTGGCGGCGTGGTCCTTGCTGTAACCGGCATCCTGAACATGGGCATGTTTCTCCGCGCCGGCGCGCTGTTTCTCACCAGTCTGACTGGGCTGTCCGATCCCATCACGATCAAGATCGTGATGACCATCCTTCTGCTGCTTGTGCTGTTGTATACGGTGCTCGGCGGCATGCTGGCGGTGGTAATCACCGACTACATCCAGTTCGTCGTCTTGGCCGTGGGGATGTCGCTGGCGTGTATCTTTGCCCTGACGCACGTGGGTTGGTCGAACATGATCGACACTGTGCGTCACGTTCACGGCGACGGCGGCTTCGATCCGATCCAGGGTTTTGGCTGGGGCGAAATCGCGCAAAACGCGCTGATTGTGGGACTGGTCAGCACTGCGGTCTGGCCCACCGCGCTGATGCGGGTTCTATCGGCTCGCGACACAACCGTCGTCCGCCAAATGTACACTTGGTCGTCGATCGGGTTTATGACGCGCTGGATCATTCCGCAATTCCTCGGCGTCTGCGCCATGACCTATATGTGGAGCGACTCGCGCGCGCATGACCTGTTCTTTGGTCCAGACGGCAAGTTGCTCGACGATCCGGCGCACGTCGATCTCACGCTGCAAGCGATGCCGCTGTTCCTCAGCCAATTGTTGCCCATTGGCGCGATCGGCATGATCCTGGCCGGCATGATCGCCGCCCAAATGTCGACCGACAGCAGCTACCTTTTGTGCTGGTCGTCGGTGCTCGTCGAAGATGTGGTTAACCCGCTGATGGACGACAAACTATCCGACCGCGCCCGCATGCGCCTGACGCGCATCTTCATGTTGATCATCGGCGCGTTCCTGTTGATCTGGAGCTTATGGTATCCGTTGTCCCAGCATTTGTGGGATTATCTGGCCGTAACATCGGCGGTCTATTTCACCGGCGCCATCGCGCTCTTGCTGGGAGGGTTGTACTGGCCAAGGGCCAGTTGTGCCGGCGCCTATCTGGCGCTGGGAACCGGATCATTGGCGATTCTGGCCCTCGGCGATTTGCGCAGCGCGATCGGTCTGTCGTGGCTCAGCGAGCCACAAATCATTCTCGGCACAACCGCGCTGGCGCTCTCGCTATTGATCGTTGGTTCACTGGTCTGGCCAGATCGCCGCGCTCCGGGCAATCCGGCGCTCAACAACGGAGGCACACGATGA
- a CDS encoding SMP-30/gluconolactonase/LRE family protein, with amino-acid sequence MFKWALMPAVLCCGLIHGAELPQNDAVRPVKLLDVPHYTEGVVFDHEGRGYLSEDKSIWRFTLDGAAEVFAVTGAPNGHKILADGSHLVCDASQHAVLHLSPEGKLLPPASSECDGNPLRGPNDLTLDTPNGGFYFTDPGGSDENQAIGTVHYVDRVGKTTLVAGQLAFPNGIALSADGKRLFVGESKRNRVLVYEVTSPGQLGEQKVLADLPVKDPALGQIDNQPDGMCLDAEGNLYVAHYGMHQVQVLSPAGKLLRRYEGGTLTTSNVAFGGPRRDQLFVTGALANEKGAGALFRLDLGVAGLDILPPKSP; translated from the coding sequence ATGTTCAAATGGGCGCTGATGCCGGCTGTGCTTTGCTGCGGATTGATCCACGGCGCCGAGTTGCCGCAGAACGACGCCGTGCGTCCGGTCAAATTGCTCGACGTGCCACATTACACAGAAGGGGTTGTCTTCGACCATGAAGGGCGCGGTTATCTCTCGGAGGACAAGTCGATTTGGCGCTTCACGCTGGACGGCGCCGCCGAGGTTTTTGCCGTCACGGGCGCGCCGAATGGGCATAAAATCCTGGCCGATGGATCGCACTTGGTTTGCGACGCCAGCCAACATGCGGTCCTGCATTTGAGCCCCGAAGGAAAGCTGCTGCCGCCGGCCTCTTCGGAATGCGACGGAAATCCACTGCGCGGACCGAATGACTTGACGCTCGATACTCCCAACGGCGGGTTCTACTTTACTGATCCCGGTGGCTCGGATGAGAACCAGGCGATTGGGACAGTGCATTACGTGGATCGGGTCGGCAAGACGACGCTGGTCGCCGGCCAGTTGGCATTCCCCAACGGCATCGCGCTGAGCGCTGATGGAAAGCGTCTTTTCGTAGGCGAGAGCAAACGCAACCGCGTGCTCGTTTACGAAGTGACGTCGCCTGGGCAATTGGGCGAGCAGAAGGTGCTGGCAGACCTGCCGGTAAAGGACCCGGCACTCGGGCAGATCGACAACCAGCCAGACGGCATGTGCCTCGATGCGGAGGGAAATCTCTATGTCGCGCATTACGGCATGCATCAGGTGCAAGTGTTGTCGCCCGCTGGAAAACTGCTGCGCCGCTACGAAGGGGGAACACTAACAACCAGCAACGTGGCGTTTGGCGGCCCCCGGCGGGATCAGTTGTTTGTGACAGGCGCCTTGGCCAACGAAAAAGGCGCCGGCGCGCTGTTCCGCCTCGATCTGGGAGTGGCCGGCCTCGATATTCTGCCTCCCAAGTCGCCGTAG
- the asnB gene encoding asparagine synthase (glutamine-hydrolyzing) produces MCGIAGIFALDPSRAASRDDLQRMIATMPHRGPDARGTVCCAPHVGLGHVRLSILDLRPESNQPFELDNGDYVISYNGEIFNYIELRAELESAGHSFRTSSDTEVLLRAYQEWGPAAVQRFNGMWAFAIYDRRQDLLFCSRDRFGVKPFVYAVDQGRVLIASEAKALLAIAPHLARPNYDSLSRLLRASVGARLEATCFEGIRRLLPAHHLIVSRAGVRTERYWNYPTDRDDSLSFEDAAEGLSEQLEDSLRLRMRSDVPVGITLSGGVDSSSIACLVHKIHPALLDTFTASFPGEPFDEAPRAEALANHLGMRPHLVPAQPDDFLATLRQVVRHLEAPIHTPAVLPLWFIMRAAKERVTVVLEGQGADELLAGYDTNFALAATDRALRGNLFGAAREIGWELRRVGAKRAVLLAGRALGPEWSHRLFRRSRGDEQVYLGPLRDGPQDEPAGSVALGGDRLNASLVRQHAGRLVDLLHYGDAISMAHSIESRLPFLDYRLIEYCCRMPGDFKYRDGHGKAVLKQAVRQIVPAEVLTPRKKLGFVVPIGRWFREQPERTVDPVLRSAVCRRRGLFDPERLDQTLALHARGRVDLSNNIYRWIITELWFQEFIDR; encoded by the coding sequence ATGTGCGGAATTGCCGGCATCTTTGCGCTCGATCCCTCGCGGGCCGCTTCGCGCGATGATCTGCAGCGCATGATCGCCACGATGCCGCATCGCGGGCCAGACGCGCGCGGAACGGTCTGCTGCGCGCCGCACGTCGGGCTAGGGCATGTGCGCCTCTCGATCTTGGATCTGCGACCGGAGAGCAATCAGCCGTTTGAGCTGGACAATGGCGACTACGTCATCAGCTACAACGGCGAGATATTCAACTACATCGAGTTGCGCGCGGAACTTGAATCCGCGGGGCACTCGTTTCGCACCAGTTCGGACACCGAAGTGCTGCTACGCGCCTATCAGGAGTGGGGGCCGGCTGCAGTGCAGCGGTTCAACGGAATGTGGGCCTTCGCTATCTACGATCGGCGGCAAGATTTGCTTTTTTGCTCGCGCGACCGATTTGGCGTCAAGCCGTTCGTTTATGCCGTCGATCAAGGACGCGTGCTGATCGCATCCGAGGCCAAGGCCCTGTTGGCCATTGCTCCGCATCTGGCGCGGCCAAACTACGATTCGCTCTCCCGCTTGCTGCGCGCAAGCGTCGGGGCGCGATTAGAGGCGACTTGCTTTGAAGGCATTCGGCGCTTGTTGCCGGCGCATCACCTGATTGTTTCAAGAGCAGGCGTTCGTACGGAGCGGTACTGGAACTATCCAACAGACCGTGACGATTCGCTGTCGTTTGAGGACGCCGCCGAGGGCCTGAGCGAGCAACTTGAGGACTCCTTGCGCTTGCGAATGCGCAGCGATGTGCCGGTGGGCATCACGCTCAGCGGCGGGGTCGATTCGTCGAGTATTGCCTGCCTGGTTCACAAGATTCACCCGGCGCTGCTCGACACCTTCACCGCCTCGTTTCCGGGCGAGCCGTTCGACGAAGCGCCGCGAGCCGAGGCGCTGGCAAACCACTTGGGCATGCGGCCCCACTTGGTTCCCGCGCAACCCGACGATTTTCTCGCGACATTGCGGCAGGTCGTACGCCATCTCGAAGCGCCGATTCACACGCCCGCCGTGTTGCCACTGTGGTTCATCATGCGTGCAGCGAAGGAGCGAGTGACGGTTGTACTGGAGGGTCAAGGCGCCGACGAACTGCTAGCCGGTTATGACACGAACTTCGCGCTGGCGGCCACCGATCGCGCGCTGCGGGGAAATCTATTTGGCGCCGCGCGCGAAATTGGCTGGGAACTGCGGCGCGTGGGCGCCAAGCGCGCGGTGCTGCTGGCTGGTCGAGCGCTGGGCCCCGAGTGGAGCCACCGCCTGTTTCGCCGGAGTCGCGGCGACGAGCAGGTTTATCTTGGACCGCTACGCGATGGCCCGCAGGATGAGCCGGCCGGATCAGTCGCATTGGGCGGCGACCGGCTGAACGCCTCACTGGTTCGCCAACACGCCGGGCGATTGGTGGATTTGCTGCACTATGGCGATGCGATCTCGATGGCACATTCAATCGAGTCGCGATTGCCGTTCTTGGACTATCGACTGATCGAATATTGCTGCCGCATGCCCGGCGACTTCAAGTATCGGGATGGGCATGGCAAGGCGGTGCTTAAGCAAGCCGTGCGCCAGATTGTGCCAGCGGAAGTGCTGACGCCGCGCAAAAAACTGGGATTTGTAGTGCCGATTGGTCGCTGGTTTCGTGAGCAGCCCGAGCGAACGGTCGATCCGGTGCTGCGCAGCGCCGTATGTCGGCGGCGAGGGCTTTTTGATCCCGAGCGATTGGATCAGACGCTGGCGCTACATGCCAGAGGGCGCGTGGACCTGTCGAACAATATCTATCGCTGGATCATAACAGAGCTGTGGTTTCAGGAATTCATCGACCGGTAA
- a CDS encoding tetratricopeptide repeat protein yields the protein MQSPSRTALVLDFYQAYLSDQDTAAFIRSVSERYTIGSLERLTRHGRREVRRGASLAIGFLADYSSNAPLGRLLNDPDRIVRTIAENGVRSLWRRAGDEASRRRLAKIIRLNSTAKYRDAVKSANELVDDSPDIAEAWNQRAIAFYNLGRFAESIQDCHQTLEINPYHFDAATGMGQCYLQLNDSVSALECFKRALRLNPGLEGVRAGADYLERTLKRKSES from the coding sequence GTGCAAAGTCCCTCGCGTACGGCACTAGTACTCGACTTTTATCAAGCCTACCTGAGCGATCAGGACACGGCGGCCTTCATTCGCAGCGTGTCCGAGCGCTACACCATTGGGTCGCTGGAACGCTTGACTCGGCATGGTCGCCGCGAGGTGCGGCGCGGCGCGTCGCTCGCGATTGGGTTCCTTGCCGATTATTCGTCCAACGCGCCGCTCGGTCGGCTGCTCAACGATCCAGATCGCATTGTCCGCACTATCGCCGAAAATGGCGTTCGCTCCCTGTGGCGTCGAGCTGGCGACGAAGCCAGCCGCCGCCGGCTGGCCAAAATCATTCGTCTGAATTCCACCGCCAAGTATCGCGATGCCGTGAAGTCGGCGAATGAGTTGGTCGACGACTCGCCCGACATCGCCGAGGCCTGGAATCAACGGGCCATCGCCTTTTATAATCTTGGCCGCTTCGCCGAATCGATCCAAGATTGTCATCAGACGCTGGAAATCAACCCCTATCACTTCGACGCCGCCACCGGCATGGGCCAGTGCTATCTGCAGCTCAACGACTCTGTGTCGGCGCTGGAATGCTTCAAACGCGCATTGCGGCTTAATCCGGGTCTCGAAGGCGTCCGCGCCGGCGCCGATTATCTAGAGCGCACCTTGAAGCGCAAGAGCGAGAGCTGA
- a CDS encoding STN domain-containing protein, translated as MDAVAKTQHCAVLIDRRIDPDRRLTLQGGERPLREWFVAVADEVGGRASFGDGVVYLAPSQAAARVRTIIAIGEAQAARLSAAQKKVWLERRLLEWPDFTAPRELVSQLAMDAGVELTGIEKIPHDLWGAASLPAMSLVARLSYVLNQYDLELVLAHDGRRGRIIPVGAEHRLERRYPAGPSAAKSVARIKQLAPSAHVATRARDLMVAATLEEHERIAGVGSPGKKQPAPASALEQIRIERLTLQSLPLAAVIEQLSERLQLETTFDQEAARAAGIDPQQLINVELRDATVDDLLRATLEPADLTYRREGRKVTVLPKSNSPTAQHAR; from the coding sequence ATGGATGCTGTTGCCAAAACACAACATTGCGCCGTACTGATTGATCGCCGCATCGATCCCGATCGCCGCCTGACACTGCAAGGGGGGGAAAGGCCATTACGCGAATGGTTTGTCGCAGTTGCCGACGAAGTCGGGGGCCGGGCGTCGTTTGGCGACGGAGTTGTCTATTTGGCGCCCTCTCAGGCCGCCGCGCGAGTGCGAACCATCATTGCGATTGGCGAGGCCCAGGCCGCGCGGCTTAGTGCGGCGCAGAAAAAAGTCTGGTTGGAACGCCGCCTGTTGGAATGGCCAGACTTCACCGCGCCGCGCGAGTTGGTGTCTCAACTGGCAATGGATGCCGGTGTGGAATTGACAGGAATCGAGAAGATTCCGCACGATCTGTGGGGAGCGGCCAGCTTGCCCGCGATGTCGCTGGTTGCCCGGCTCAGTTATGTTCTGAACCAGTACGACTTGGAACTGGTGTTGGCCCACGATGGGCGCCGCGGGCGGATTATCCCGGTTGGCGCCGAACATCGCCTGGAGCGGCGCTATCCAGCGGGCCCTTCGGCGGCGAAATCCGTGGCGCGTATCAAGCAGTTAGCGCCCAGCGCGCATGTGGCAACGCGAGCTCGTGATCTCATGGTGGCAGCGACGCTCGAAGAGCATGAACGAATCGCCGGAGTCGGATCGCCTGGCAAGAAGCAACCCGCGCCGGCTAGCGCCCTTGAGCAGATACGGATCGAACGACTGACCCTCCAGTCGCTGCCACTGGCCGCGGTCATTGAGCAGCTTTCGGAGCGACTGCAATTGGAGACCACGTTCGATCAAGAAGCGGCGCGCGCCGCTGGCATCGACCCACAGCAGTTGATCAATGTCGAACTTCGCGATGCCACGGTTGATGACCTTTTGAGAGCCACGCTGGAACCGGCGGACCTGACCTATCGCCGCGAGGGACGCAAGGTGACGGTGCTTCCGAAATCGAATTCGCCCACGGCCCAACACGCTCGTTAA